Genomic segment of Drosophila simulans strain w501 chromosome 2R, Prin_Dsim_3.1, whole genome shotgun sequence:
CATCGTTTTCATCGTTTTCATCGTCGTCATAGTTGACGATGTCGCCAGTGGAACTTTGGAATAGTTCTGTCGCGGAAGCAGTGACCAATTTTGAAGTCGGTGGACAGGATCTGCGAGGAAGCAAACTCGGATCAGCAAGTGGGCTTGCGGAGCTTACCTGCTGGGAGTCGTCGTCGGCTTCCTCCTGGTCGGTCGGGACCTCTGGTGGGTTTAAGAAATTGAAGAAGGAATCCGTCGGGACCTGCTAGACAATGGTGCGCACTGCGCCGCGCTCCttgtgctcctgctccttaCGGATGGTCTTCACAGTAAGGTTCCTCTTCTTCTCCCAGTTAACTGTGCACCCCTGtaattggttttgttttgattagaAATCCCTTGTTGCCCTCGAGAGTGTAGCTAGCTCACCGTACACTTCTAGATCTCTGAGCCTCCGAATGCGAACGGATCGTTGGGATCCGCGGTGGACTTCAGAACGTACTGCTGTGTGAAGTGGAACTCTCTTTTACGCCGTGAACTACACCCCGCCGGAATGCTTCACCTGGCAAAAAACCACCAAGATACCAAATGGCTACGAGGAGGAGTTCGACAGCCAGGTCAAGAATAGCCACCTCAGGAGGcatatgttttttaa
This window contains:
- the LOC120284472 gene encoding LOW QUALITY PROTEIN: nucleosome assembly protein 1-like 4 (The sequence of the model RefSeq protein was modified relative to this genomic sequence to represent the inferred CDS: substituted 1 base at 1 genomic stop codon); translation: SIPAGCSSRRKREFHFTQQYVLKSTADPNDPFAFGGSEIXKCTGCTVNWEKKRNLTVKTIRKEQEHKERGAVRTIV